TGGTGAAAATGTTTATGTCACCTTGACTTCTGATGCTGTTGGTAATTGGCATAAAGCCACATCTGGTGTGGTTGTGGAATTCAACACTGTCACTTCTAAAGGTGCACAAGAATTCCATGTGGTGACAAGTTTAGCTGATGGTAAATTCTCAACAATCACAAGAGGTGTGGTATCAAATTGGGGTGATTTTACTAGTGAGGTTGAATCCAAAAAAGACTCCTTAACTGCCGCAGCTGCTGCTGCCAGTGAAAGTGCTGCTACCACAACAGGAACGGAAACTGCAAGCACTGATTCAGCTTCCGGTAGAGCTTCTGGTTCCAGCTCAGCTTCTGGTTCAGCTGCATCTAACGATTCTTCCTCAACTACTgctgcttcttcttcatcgaCTCGTTCAGGAAGTAGTTCTTCGTCTTCTACTGCCACTTCAAGTAGAAGTTCCTCATCATCTAGCTCAACCGCAAGTGGTAATGCTGCACCAGCAGTTTACCAACCAGGTAGCTGGAAAAAAACGGCAGTTGTTGGTGGTTTAATTGGCTTGTCGTTTTTCTTGAGCTTAGCTTGAGCCGGCTCAAGGTGTCAAAAGCTACATATAGGGTTCAATAGTATGGTTAATATCATGTTTCGTAGAGccttgatgttgttgtataaataattattaatgcaagtgatgaatttgttttttcacAATGTATGATTGTTCTTACTTTCTGTGctttattgttgattaaGTAACGTTTAATTTGATATTCAAGATTACAAGCCTACAGTAGAGCTGCTACTAAAGATactcttgtttttttttttttcaatcacATTACAAAACTCAATAATCAATACCtgtaaatttttcttcttgctAGTATTCTCTTTCCCGTCAAAGGAGTATCCTACAAGCACCAGTTCTTTCTCTATTGACGATCAAGTTTTCCTGATTGAATACcaatttaaagaaaaaatattcaaacaaATCATACCCTAGAGTCAAAATGTATTGGTGATCGCCATACTGACGGACTTTACtcgaaaagaaaaaaaaattagaaacCTCCAGTTATTATCTCCAAATGTTCAAActactgaaaaaaaaaaatggatgACAGAACatctcaaaaaaaaagcaacaatGTCTAGAAAAGTTTCTATAAGTTCACTTACATTATCTGAACCAATGACAAAACCAGCAAGAGTACAAGTCAACCCTGAAGATATCGACGATCTCGATAAGACCCAACAAGtgaattatcatcaatataaCATATGGTATTCCAAATCATTGTCGAATCCAAATGATAAAGCCACCACTAGCAAACTGAGATTCCGTGTTCGAATATTGACAGATGAAGGATCCACAAAGGCCAAAAAGAATGCTCATATATGTCTATTTTTCAGTCGAGGATATTGCTACTTAGGCTCAAAATGTCAATATTTGCATCGTCTACCACGGGAATCAGACAATTTTAAACCAACACAAGATTGTTTTGGACGAGATAAAACGGcaaattatcaagatgACATGGACGGTGTGGGATCATTGAATAAAGTAAATTGCACACTATATGTAGGTGGTATACATATCAAACCCAATACTGAGCAATTATTGgttaaaaattttcaagaatttgGCACGGTTGAGAAAGTCAAAGTATTACAGGGCAAAGGCTGTGCATTTGTTACAATGAAAACTGAAAACCAAGCTCAATTTGCTAAAGAAGCAATGCAAAATCAGTCGTTAATGGAAGGTAGTAACGAAGTATTGTATGTGAGATGGGCCAACGAAGATAAAAACCCTGCAGCCCAAAAGcaagagaagaaaagacaacaaaaattggCTTATGATACTGTCAAACAATTACTAGAACAGgaatcaaacaaaaaacccaggttagaaaataaaactataAACATCGATGACGAACTGGAGGATGAAGGTGCCGTTGAAGACGATGAAGCAGACGATGATATCGACGAAACGAGTGTTAGCGCCCTTACAGCTGGagttaagaaaaatataaCAATTCGTCATACTGATAAGACACGACAATCAAATTCTACTTCAGATGAGAAGGACCATAATAAAATACTTCAAGACTCCCTCTTGAAAGATATTTCtagaatgaaaaagaaaatgatgcATAATAGAAAAGAGCCGTATTTGGCCAAAATACTAGTAAATTACTCtagtgatgatgaagatgatgaatgAACAGGTGGTCAGGGGGGGTTGTATGAAtagattgattgattctaattattttttgacTCACGTGAcagaaaaaacaacaatcaagAGACACTCCCACTTCCACTTTTTTGTAGGGAGTttagaattgaaataagAATCATCCATAATGTTATTTAGGTTTGtttctaataaaataaaaccaattaAACCCCATCAATTTTATACTATCATTTGACCGTGGTCTGTCATGGAGAACAACAAGACCAATACTATACCAGCATTATTCCAACCATTGAAAATCAATGACTCGATCAAGTTACCTAATAGAATCGGGGTTTCGCCAATGTGCATGTATTCATCGTCACCGACTGACAATCAAGCCACCctgtttcattttgttcATTATGGATCATTTGCTATTCGTGGACCAGCATTAATCATATTGGAAAGTACCTCTGTGTCTGAGAATTCCGGATTATCTATTCATGATTTAGGTATTTGGAATGATGATCAAGCTTATAGTTTACggaaaattgttgattttattcATGATCAAAATGGAATTTGCTGTCTACAATTGAATCATGCGGGGAGAAAGATTGGTGAAGGGATACCATTCCAACATATACAACATGATTGGCAAGAACATTGTGTGGGCCCATCTACTGAGCCATTTAGTGAGTCGCATAATACACCACGAGAATTGACTGTTAATGAAATACACtcaattgttgaagatTTCGCCAATGCAGCTTGGCGAGCGGTAGaactttcaaaatttgatgCCATTGAAATCCATTGTGCTAATGGATGTGTAATACACCAATTCTTAAGTAAATTGACAAACAAGAGAAATGACAAATACGGGGGCTCGTTTGAAAATAGAGTTAGATTTCTCTTacaaataattgaaaatataaaacTACAGACAGAAacaccaatttttttaaaatttccAATGTCAGACAATTGTAGTGACCCCGAAGCATGGTCTACAGAAGATGCATTGAAATTGGCCGATcttgttattgatttagGAGTAAACGTAATCGACGTTACTTCTGGTGGAAATGTTGCTCATTGCAAATCTAGATATCTATTAAATGACGATAAACAAATACCTTCTCAAGTACCTTTAGCTCGTAAATTGAAGAGCCATATTGGAGATCGATGTTTGATTGCATGTAGTGGAGGATTAGATCGAGACATATTTAAACTTGACGAGTTTATTGCTAATGGTGATTTTGACATTGCATTAATTGGTAAAGGATTTCTTAAAGATACGGGTTTGATTAGCCGTATTGCTGATCAATTGCAAACTCAATTCAAAACTGCTCCTCAATACAAATTGGCTTTATCATAACATAAAATTCATCATTCTTGGACTGTTTGTGATTGATGCTTGTATAACCAATCCGGTAATCTCTTGCCACCttttttcaagaatttttttaagGGAGTAAAAATTTCCATATCTTGATCTGAAATAAATGTAAAACTTTCACCCAAGTTGCCAGCTCTACCAGTTCTACCTATTCTGTGTAtatattcatcaaatttctTCACCATTTGATAGTTAATCACCAAAGTAACATTTGGAATATCTATACCTCTTGCAGCAACATCGGTTGCTATTAAAACTTCACTTTCGTGATTTCGAAATTTCGTGATTGCTTGTTCCCTTACATCTTGAGATTTAGAACCGTGAATGACAACGTTATTTATATCATTACTAGATAATTCTGTTGATAATGAGTCACAAACGTGCTTGAAATTtgcaaaaataataatcaaaggGTTTTCAGTAACTCTCCAGTGACTTCGAATGATCTTTATTAGTTTATTGAGTTTAGTTGCTTCAGCGGTTGCGCTGGacaaaaattcaaacagttgattaatattatcTAAAGCTTCTCCTGCTCCACCAATATAAAGATAACCCGGATctatcaaatattttttagttattttttcaactgTTGGTGAAATAGTTGCAGTAAACATCATTGTTGATCTTTTCTCCAAATGAAATATTCTTCCGTCTATTGTCAGTGATAATTGCTTTTCAGTGGGCAATTTGTCTAAAATCTTATTTAAATCCTTTTCAAATCCCATATCTATCATTCTATCTGCTTCATCCATAACCAAACAATAACACTTGCTAAGATCAATAATTTTCCTTTCAATCGAATCCACTAATCTACCTGGTGTCGCCACTATCAAATGGACCCCAGTTTggtcaatttgatttatggTATCTTGATATTGATGTCCTCCAATAATCGGTAGCACTTGATATCCGAGttttttacaaaatttttctgCTTCCTTTGTTATTTGTAATGCCAATTCTCTTGTTGGTGCCAAAATCAACCCTACTGGttcatttgatattttttcatatttgagataattttcatcaatcGATAAGATATAATTCAATACTGGAATTAAAAATGCTAAAGTTTTCCCACTTCCAGTTTCAGCTACTCCCACAACGTCTCGTTTCATTAATGCTAATGGGATACTTGCTCTTTGAACTGAAGTCGGTTCATCATAACCTAATTgagaaattattgaaaccAATTTGTCATTATTCAAACCTTCATGCCAATACCTTAAAGGATTAGGTATGTTTTTACCTTTGGTGGTGATATTGTAATCCTCTTTAAATATTCTCCAATCTCTATCTGTCATTTCTTCTAGTTTTTTATTGGTCCAATGGGTCAGTTCTTGGCCACTAAATAATGGGTCATCAAGTTCTTCATCCATATCTATTAAGGGGACAAACCCGGATGCAGTATCTTCCTCTTCCACATCccaatcaaattgaaattttttccccgttgatttctttgtttggtttgatggttttgaattgttggtgttgtttgTAGTGGTAGTAGAAGTAGTGTTTTTGGTGGtactttgttgtttgtgaGTTGATGTTTGAGAAGCAATTTGTGATTTCTTAGCTTTTAATGCTTCTAATTTGGCACGCTTTGCCTTTGGAATATACACAGGGGTGACTGACTCGTCATCTTCTGATAATTCGTCTGCTGATTTAAACAGCTTAAACATGTTTGAACTTATCGCAATGCTATATTGGCCCTACACAAGCAGAAAAGAACAATAGACTCTTCAGAAAAAACTACACAGCATCTGaatcaccaaaaaaaaaaaaatatcgaACAAACAATATTCAATCCATTATCAACCAAACATATCAGTTATGTAGTAGATCTTAAAAAAAACGCCAATTGCAATAATCTCGTAACCtttcattaatatataaaatgTATAGAATCTCAcataaataattttaatataaCAAGCTTACCATCCATAATTTATagtatataatatatataaaaacaGCACTAATTTGGAGGCATCAATTCTATCCAATTTTAGATGTTTAGTTATGTTGAGGATTAcatataaacaaaacaaactcTATAATTATCCAAACTACTCTATAGTCCGTaaactaaacaaaaaaaaaaaaaacacacaTATTCTATAAGTAAGTTGCAACAAGGTTTCAATTTTCGATTTTCTACTTTTATATTTTCTATAACGCTttatttttccttttttttttttattatttcaacTGTCTGATGTTTATTGGAAATCTCCAAATGGGTTAAAGTTTGGTAAAATTCTACTACGATCTGATAAATCAACCGTTTTCATGGATTGATAATTACCTTCAATTTTCCCTGTATTGAAACCGTAGAAATGACCCTTAATTTCATTAGTCATATgctttatcaaatttagtACATTTTTCAGATGGAAATAGCTGGGGGTAGCTAAATTGTCAAATTCGTTGAtagaaaaattcaaaatttgatcATTAGTCAACTCGTACTCTCTAGGAACCAAATTATTATCCACTTGTACTAAGTTGGGTTCAGAATCTTCCTTATCCATAGTGATGTACAATTCTGGTTTGTTGTAAGGCAAAACCGCACACAAccaaattcttgttttataaattttaaaCAACTCTTTTATTAAACCTCGAAAGTCAATACGTTTGAATCCAGCAAAATAGTAAAAGATCAACTTTTTAAAGTCACATTGGTACTCGACATTTATAAGAGACAAGTCAGAATCAAGATTAAgttctttgattttgttgtagCAGGTGATAAATGCcttcttttcttcaagAAACTTCCCACTGATCTTATGAACTTCTTTAGGTGTCGCAAAACGAAGTACTTGCTTTGTAGGTAAAGTTATAATAAACTCATTATCCTCGTTCAGGTGTGAGttgattattgttgatgCATCCATAGTGGTTGGGTGAGTTCCACCATTAGTTTTGGTAACATGTCCCTCAATAATTGTTAAACTCTTCAAATGCtccaatttcttcaaaaaattgaacaaaattgcaaaattcaaattcactAATGGTTCAACGATCATAACCAAATCTTTTCCACGATCTCCGTCAACGATAACCAAATCATTCTTTTGTAAAAATATATTAGAATTATGAGGATAAGacaataaatcaaatttccCGTTCTTGTTGATAACAAGACAAAGAATTTTATGGTTAAAAGTAAGattgtttaaattcttaataaatgtaatcaattttattataacTGGATTAGTCAACAagttattcaattttgataaaatgtCAGCAGTGATATTCTGATCTTGGAAATACTTGATGGTTTTCATATACAAACTTTTCAATTCAGGAGAAGCCACAATGTATTGATCTCGTAACATTAACCCGTTTTCCAATTTGATTGGATTTCCTTGACCCATAGATTGATTTTGCACACTATTCATAGTCTGTTTGTTCTGATATGCAATGAAGGGGGCATTATTACCAGCACCTGTCAAAGGTTGTTGCAGTTGCAGTTGGTGTTGTggattttgatttggtgcttggtgttgttgttgctgttgttgctgttgttgttggtgctGTTGTGGTTGCTGTTGTGGTTGTCTAGTATCACCAAAGGGGCTGAATGAGAAATCCGCTAACTGGCTGGGCCTTCTGGATTGGAAGTCGTTAAATTTAGTATTTAGATTCAAGTTGGAAAACGAATCATTTATATCAAAGTTGCCATCCCCATTGTGTTGGTAATGGTTATGGGcataattattaaacatGGCTATTGAAGACAAATCTTTTCTattgttaaaaaaattagatgaTTGTGCTCCTAGCTGAGGAGATTGTGGATTTAAACTTGGTTGATGATAGAAATTATTTCTAGTAAAGGATTCAGCAGCGTAACTTGGTCTACGAGACGAGATATTGGACACACCACCTTGTAACTCGGCTGGCAAATTGAACGAGTCTTTGTTTAGGGAGGCGTTAGTATAAAAACTGGACACATCTAACGGCAGACCATCATCTAACGCTGATAACTTTTTTAACAAAAGgttattgaattgttgttgttgttgttgttgttgttgttgaggtGGATACTCCTTGTTGGTTGCAACATTCTGGATGTAATTATTGCCTGAGGGGTACAAGTCAGGTTGTTTTCTTTCGCGGGTATCTTGTGATTGAGGGTTTTTACTTGTAGACATTGCTGATGAGCTTCCGTTCTGATTACTAGTATTCAAGAAATCTGGATAATTCATTGCAGACATAATGCCAGTAATTTGTTCTGTATTGGGTGATAAATTTTcctctttatttttttttttcccttcCTTTCTCCTCTCTCTAgtgttttctttatttgGGGGGTTCAAAGAAatcttattattaaaaattaattgtcAAAAAGTTTCACTAACGTAAGTTTTATTGTAGTCtaatattgttgaatcaGTGAATCCAAAGTATTCTATGTTTAAGATCTATCAGTTCTAGTCGTAAATTATAGTTTTAGCAAGGGGAAAAGgagagagaaaagaaaagcaaaaaaaagaaagaaagaaagaaagaaagaaagtaaGGAAAGGTATATGTGATTGCCTGCGAGAGAGGCGAGTGAGTtaatgttttcaaattctccattttgttttttcttagttttcaattttcagttttcagttttattatttctttgcttcttgtttgtttgtttttccaaatatcaaaaaatgtCGTGATTGTCTTTGCATAATGTCGTGTACTCAGCTATACagttaatattattattatcatccctttttcttattctttTGGGCGAATCACATTCAAACTTTCAAATTACAACACCCTTTAATATGTTATTCTTTGGTCTCTGATAACTCCTCCCACCCATTAATGCAGAATAACACAAGAATATGTAACCTAATGCAAACTAGATCAGTTATAATTTGGGATTGAGTTTTCCTAAGATCGTCAccagtattttttttttttgttgttctcGCAAGTCGACATTTGATCTCTATTTAAAACTCAACTATCAACAGAAACAATATAGAGGGGTATAagtattttctttttttctttctcatAAAATTCAATCATTTAAAGAGTTGAactaattattttatttttgttgtgtCTATGGTTGGTAATAAACTAATACTAGCATTCAACAGCAACCTTGCTCAAGGGATTACAGACACATTAATAACGTTTCTCTTTGGAATGgaaaagaatatttacGTGTCCAGAATCAACACCAGAATTATTCTAGTTTATGTCCAGCCGCAAACATACTAAACTAATATTTAAAGCAAGATTCATAATATTGAGCAAAGAAACgttcattttcaaaagttATAGTAGACAAATATCAGCTGAAGTTTACTCAAAAGATGATAATTATTTCATAGCCATTTGTCTAACACACAACAGTCAcaccttttttttaaggGGCGTGTGTGGTGGGGTAAAAACTTTTTGCATAGAGCCGTGACGCTCGCAAATTCACAACAATATACGGCTATATGAACAGGACACAACTTCTGTTGCAATGCAATTAATTGAGAGTAAAGTATTTCCAGTTCGGTGGTTAAGATAAGAAGTCTTTGCAATCTAAAGTATTGGGTATATGAGTTTGTAGGTGTCGCACCAGCCGAATAGCAAGTTTCAGAAACTACCAAAAAGCTTTTCCTTCTGTAAGTTCTTTTATTGGTTTATAACCATTTCAAGGTTGCAAAAAGgtatattgaaaaatggagATAGCTCAATTACAGAACAAACTGTAAACATAGCAATTGCCCAACCATAGGTATTATCTACTCacctctttttttttgcaattctAGTTTTCTTACATTTAGCATCCACAAATCAACACTTTTTAACAAACTGGAATATATTTGAATGGGTTTTCTATTTAAAACAGTACAAACTATTTGGAATACCATCACCAAATCAATAACTTaactttttaatttaacaataaaaacaaaacaacaacctgACCTCATAATTCATTATCGTGGATGCctttaattattttggAGATGAACTCTGGTAACCACAACCACTGCCCCTTCTCAAACCTTGACCTGCTTTTGGTGGATAAACCCCATGTCCTTCAATGAaaacttcttcatctttatcCAATGGTTCGCAAGTACACCAATTATCTTTAGAAGTGACATCCATTATCTCATGGACATGTTTACCACAACCAGTCCAAGATTTATGTTCTAAATAAAAGTTAGTATTATTGAACAgttaattgatttcataAAAACCAAAGAACAATCACATACGACAAATTCCGCAAATTTCGGTTTTACACATTGTTTCGAATAATAGTATATagtgataataaaattgttatAATAGTTGAagagaaaaggaaaaggaaaaggaaaagaaaaatcaattcacGAAATATTTTGGAGCAAAACCCTTCCCCATTTATATatcagtttttttttgctttcaTTCTTCCCCCTTCTATCTTATTGTTTAATTCCTGATAAGCATTTTTTGACCAAGAtaaccaaaaaaacaaattaagTACAAAGACCAAAATGAGAAATGTAaccaaaaatcaattgtttattcttgtttttgttaGTCCAAGTAGATCCTTTTTTCCATTGCTGCACCATTTCGCGCAATTTGAGAGCACACGATTTTATCCGTTAACTAACTAATgatttttctcttttatACCGTTGATgacttttttctttcattctttttccCCACGCAGAAACCTGGCCCCGGTTGaggagtttttttttttttttcgggTCATTCATGGAATAAATGTTATTATACTTCGCGGTAAAACTTACCTGGTATGGTATGAACTGATCAAACGAGTTTTATTAACTTgctatttttttggttttatcACATTCATTTCTTACaagcaataataatgaccTGATAATTGTCACTTACAAATTCGGGGTTGTATGTCCGATCTAAAAAAACACCTTCACTATATACTTCAAATCGGTcgatatttttttggagaCCGATTTGctctctctttttcttagACATTTATGAAACACcgttttttgtttcattgGTATTCTATAATGATGGTTCCCGGAATATGAAGGATTCGGTCCCCCCCATACTTTACAACAGATTCTAACATCGCCATTTAAGGTACAATTTCCTCGGGTAAAAGAAGTTGAAGTAAATGACTGACCTAATCTATCGGAACCAGTAGTGGGGCAAAATAACATCCAAGAGTTATTTGTCAAGATGTTCCATCGCAGTTATTGGGTTTAATGTTTAGGTTCGTTATACTTCCTTGTTATCACCGAAAGCCCTTGtgtaaagaatttgaatttggtcTCTGGTTATAACATACCTCCAGGTGTTTTTCGCAACGGATTCATATGGCTCACAGGGCAGAGGTAAAACCTAAGACGATCTTCTGAGCCGGACCACCGTTTTGAAGAGCAGAACTTAACCCCCATCTGTTCGGAGAGTATTggtttttattgtttttccAAACAATGTTGCCAAATTTTATTTGCGCCAAACATTGTTAAGTATGCTGTTTGTTATGTAGTCCAGTGAAATGCCAATAGGTATAAGATCTGTATTATCCATGTTGCTATAATATCACCAGGATGATCACCTTTGTAGATCAAAAAAAGTTACACCGCTTCGGCATTGAAGGGGTAATCAGTTTAAAAAGGTGTAAACAAAACCACTGATCAACTTGGTTCAGGAATACCTTGACTCTACAACCTTGAATTACAAAACTAACCTCCATTAAGTACTTGGAACTATGGATTTACTTGATGGCATACACAATTTCTACAAACATCCACCAATTTGTGCACGGTGGGCTTCAATAGTATCACCATCATCCATATCTAAATCTTCTGGAGTTTGATCAGCATGAACTCTTCCACCATCAACTAAGAAACGCATGGTGTCGGGAGATGTACCTTGTCTTTTAGCAAAGGCTTCCATTAATCTTCTAAATTTGGTATTACGTTTAACTTTAAAGAACACTTCTTGTGTACCATCAGAAACCTTCACATTTATATGTGTACctttctcttcttttggGCCTGCATCAGCTGGTGGTGATCCTCCTGTGTTTTCAGTGTCGGACATTTTaatgtttttttcaattgatgaatacTCGAAACTTAATAATCAAGAAACTATGATTGTTTTGATATtggcatttttttttttaagaaaaaggaagaaaattATAACTGAGGTTTGATCGGTCGCGTTGTTTCAGGCCACCACAATTATGTGTGTCGCACGACCTTGTTTTCATGTCTTCCTGATGCAACCAGATACCTCAACTAATTGGAATTAAGTATATTGTAGCGATTGCACTTATCAATGCTTTAAAAAGATTCAAAGGATTACTCAACAAAGCTACTAGTTTTTATTGTGGTCACGTAAACTTTGTATTAAGATTTTGAAACTAGAGTGGGTTTAACTGGCAGAAAAAAAGTGATGATAGTTTCACTAGTGTTTCAACAGTGTTTCAAGTAACTCTTTACTGGAATATAAAATGCTATAACGATAACCTGATAGAACCcagaattatttgatatttctttattgaaAGACGCTATGGTGTTTTGGTTCATCAGTTGCTCTCATGTTTAGAAACTATTTGAATCTTCCTGAAATATTAACTCAAGTATACTTGAACAAATATGCCATCTTGCTAATTCTTATCCTCATCAAATTGATACTATTGGAAACTTCAATCTTAGATAATCTTGACCTGGTATTGTTGGACAACTCAATTTGTGACAATGGCGAAATTCAACCGGTTTTAAACACGATTCATTATATGATTGTAGATAGTTTGCAAACACTAGAGGCTGCAGGTATagtatcaataattttaacCCTCAAAGTTATTAAACAGTTAGCGTTGTTTTTCattgaattgttttttggaacatatatttgtttaataaatgCAGCCTTGAAAGGATCAACTGAGGCAGCACTTGATGCAAGCGAAGGTGTTATTCGAGCTGTCAATGCTACCGTTGTGTCTGCCAccaatgatattgaaagtGCCTTAAAGGGTCTTTCCCTGatcattaatgatttgGTTACCGGATTCAGTGCTATAAAGAATATATTTACTGGATCCAAACCAGACCCAAcacaatatcaaaataaaatcaatattactttgggaaatttgaaaaataaaatca
This is a stretch of genomic DNA from Candida dubliniensis CD36 chromosome 1, complete sequence. It encodes these proteins:
- a CDS encoding DEAD/DEAH box helicase, putative (Similar to S. pombe PRP28;~Similar to C. albicans PRP28) — protein: MFKSFKSADELSEDDESVTPVYIPKAKRAKLEALKAKKSQIASQTSTHKQQSTTKNTTSTTTTNNTNNSKPSNQTKKSTGKKFQFDWDVEEEDTASGFVPLIDMDEELDDPLFSGQESTHWTNKKLEEMTDRDWRIFKEDYNITTKGKNIPNPLRYWHEGLNNDKLVSIISQLGYDEPTSVQRASIPLALMKRDVVGVAETGSGKTLAFLIPVLNYILSIDENYLKYEKISNEPVGLILAPTRELALQITKEAEKFCKKLGYQVLPIIGGHQYQDTINQIDQTGVHLIVATPGRLVDSIERKIIDLSKCYCLVMDEADRMIDMGFEKDLNKILDKLPTEKQLSSTIDGRIFHLEKRSTMMFTATISPTVEKITKKYLIDPGYLYIGGAGEALDNINQSFEFLSSATAEATKLNKLIKIIRSHWRVTENPLIIIFANFKHVCDSLSTELSSNDINNVVIHGSKSQDVREQAITKFRNHESEVLIATDVAARGIDIPNVTLVINYQMVKKFDEYIHRIGRTGRAGNLGESFTFISDQDMEIFTPLKKFLKKGGKRLPDWLYKHQSQTVQE
- a CDS encoding pre-mRNA splicing factor, putative (Similar to S. cerevisiae CWC2) — protein: MSRKVSISSLTLSEPMTKPARVQVNPEDIDDLDKTQQVNYHQYNIWYSKSLSNPNDKATTSKSRFRVRILTDEGSTKAKKNAHICLFFSRGYCYLGSKCQYLHRLPRESDNFKPTQDCFGRDKTANYQDDMDGVGSLNKVNCTLYVGGIHIKPNTEQLLVKNFQEFGTVEKVKVLQGKGCAFVTMKTENQAQFAKEAMQNQSLMEGSNEVLYVRWANEDKNPAAQKQEKKRQQKLAYDTVKQLLEQESNKKPRLENKTINIDDESEDEGAVEDDEADDDIDETSVSALTAGVKKNITIRHTDKTRQSNSTSDEKDHNKILQDSLLKDISRMKKKMMHNRKEPYLAKILVNYSSDDEDDE
- a CDS encoding NADH-dependent flavin oxidoreductase, putative (Similar to C. albicans OYE98) encodes the protein MENNKTNTIPALFQPLKINDSIKLPNRIGVSPMCMYSSSPTDNQATSFHFVHYGSFAIRGPALIILESTSVSENSGLSIHDLGIWNDDQAYSLRKIVDFIHDQNGICCLQLNHAGRKIGEGIPFQHIQHDWQEHCVGPSTEPFSESHNTPRELTVNEIHSIVEDFANAAWRAVELSKFDAIEIHCANGCVIHQFLSKLTNKRNDKYGGSFENRVRFLLQIIENIKLQTETPIFLKFPMSDNCSDPEAWSTEDALKLADLVIDLGVNVIDVTSGGNVAHCKSRYLLNDDKQIPSQVPLARKLKSHIGDRCLIACSGGLDRDIFKLDEFIANGDFDIALIGKGFLKDTGLISRIADQLQTQFKTAPQYKLALS
- a CDS encoding growth-and/or replication-involved protein, putative (high-copy suppressor of POL1 (DNA polymerase alpha) and partial suppressor of CDC2 (polymerase delta) and CDC6 (pre-RC loading factor) mutations;~Similar to S. cerevisiae PSP1;~Similar to C. albicans PSP1), with translation MSAMNYPDFLNTSNQNGSSSAMSTSKNPQSQDTRERKQPDLYPSGNNYIQNVATNKEYPPQQQQQQQQQQFNNLLLKKLSALDDGSPLDVSSFYTNASLNKDSFNLPAELQGGVSNISSRRPSYAAESFTRNNFYHQPSLNPQSPQLGAQSSNFFNNRKDLSSIAMFNNYAHNHYQHNGDGNFDINDSFSNLNLNTKFNDFQSRRPSQLADFSFSPFGDTRQPQQQPQQHQQQQQQQQQQHQAPNQNPQHQSQSQQPLTGAGNNAPFIAYQNKQTMNSVQNQSMGQGNPIKLENGLMLRDQYIVASPELKSLYMKTIKYFQDQNITADILSKLNNLLTNPVIIKLITFIKNLNNLTFNHKILCLVINKNGKFDLLSYPHNSNIFLQKNDLVIVDGDRGKDLVMIVEPLVNLNFAILFNFLKKLEHLKSLTIIEGHVTKTNGGTHPTTMDASTIINSHSNEDNEFIITLPTKQVLRFATPKEVHKISGKFLEEKKAFITCYNKIKELNLDSDLSLINVEYQCDFKKLIFYYFAGFKRIDFRGLIKELFKIYKTRIWLCAVLPYNKPELYITMDKEDSEPNLVQVDNNLVPREYELTNDQILNFSINEFDNLATPSYFHSKNVLNLIKHMTNEIKGHFYGFNTGKIEGNYQSMKTVDLSDRSRILPNFNPFGDFQ
- a CDS encoding SUMO-family ubiquitin-like protein, putative (Similar to S. cerevisiae SMT3;~Similar to C. albicans SMT3) → MSDTENTGGSPPADAGPKEEKGTHINVKVSDGTQEVFFKVKRNTKFRRLMEAFAKRQGTSPDTMRFLVDGGRVHADQTPEDLDMDDGDTIEAHRAQIGGCL
- a CDS encoding conserved hypothetical protein (spliced gene), which translates into the protein MCKTEICGICQHKSWTGCGKHVHEIMDVTSKDNWCTCEPLDKDEEVFIEGHGVYPPKAGQGLRRGSGCGYQSSSPK